One part of the Streptomyces lydicus genome encodes these proteins:
- a CDS encoding MFS transporter, whose translation MTQTQPSGATGQQSAPVRPAAPQAGPPSGAAGGAAPWRALTIVLVGAFMAVLDTFIVLVAAPAIQADLHSTPADIQLILAGYQLTYAIALITGARLGDRFGRKRLFMLGMALFTLSSVGCALAPDSVSLIGARLVQGLSAAAMFPQVFAMIQVLIPAEKRPKAFGALGAVIGMSTIIGQLLGGVLISADLFGSSWRPVFWVNVPVGLVTLALAALFVPESRAPEARRLDLPGAVVLTVALFLLVVPLVEGRSYGWPLWTWLSLAGSALALAVFALVERRVDAAGGAPLIQLGLLRERPFAVGMTLVVLAYAGINSFFLILSLTLQDGLGMDALGAGLVYTPLAVAFFAASLIAGRLARFGRRVLQLGALVGALGFLGTIFLAVGAGSALTAWELAPTLILVGAGNGLLVTPLLNAVLANVGPRHVGMASGVLSTGQQIGGAVGVAVVGVLYYNALGGAVHNDTGAYGHALTTAVVFNVVLSAAISALLPLLPKPGARGA comes from the coding sequence ATGACCCAGACCCAACCCTCAGGCGCCACGGGGCAGCAGTCCGCGCCGGTGCGGCCGGCGGCGCCGCAGGCAGGACCGCCCTCCGGTGCGGCCGGAGGGGCGGCGCCGTGGCGGGCCCTGACCATCGTGCTGGTCGGGGCCTTCATGGCCGTTCTCGACACGTTCATCGTGCTGGTCGCCGCCCCCGCCATCCAGGCCGATCTGCACTCCACTCCCGCGGACATCCAGCTGATCCTGGCGGGCTATCAGCTCACCTACGCCATCGCGCTGATCACCGGCGCCCGCCTCGGCGACCGCTTCGGCCGCAAGCGTCTCTTCATGCTCGGGATGGCGCTGTTCACGCTGTCCTCCGTGGGCTGCGCGCTGGCGCCGGACTCCGTCAGCCTGATCGGTGCGCGCCTGGTCCAGGGGCTGAGCGCGGCGGCGATGTTCCCGCAGGTCTTCGCGATGATCCAGGTGCTGATCCCGGCCGAGAAGCGTCCCAAGGCGTTCGGCGCGCTCGGCGCGGTCATCGGCATGTCCACCATCATCGGCCAGCTGCTCGGCGGGGTGCTGATCTCCGCGGACCTCTTCGGCTCCTCCTGGCGGCCGGTGTTCTGGGTCAATGTGCCCGTCGGCCTGGTGACGCTGGCGCTGGCCGCGCTGTTCGTGCCCGAGTCGCGCGCCCCGGAGGCCCGCCGGCTCGACCTGCCCGGCGCGGTCGTGCTCACCGTGGCGCTGTTCCTGCTCGTGGTGCCGCTGGTGGAGGGGCGTTCGTACGGCTGGCCGCTGTGGACCTGGCTGAGTCTGGCCGGCAGCGCGCTGGCACTCGCGGTGTTCGCGCTGGTGGAGCGGAGGGTGGACGCCGCGGGCGGCGCTCCGCTGATCCAGCTGGGGCTGCTGCGGGAGCGTCCGTTCGCGGTCGGCATGACCCTGGTCGTCCTGGCCTACGCGGGCATCAACTCCTTCTTCCTCATCCTGTCGCTGACGCTGCAGGACGGCCTGGGGATGGACGCGCTCGGCGCCGGCCTGGTCTACACGCCGCTCGCCGTCGCCTTCTTCGCCGCCAGCCTGATCGCCGGCCGGCTCGCCCGCTTCGGCCGCCGGGTGCTGCAACTCGGCGCCCTGGTCGGCGCGCTGGGGTTCCTGGGCACGATCTTCCTGGCCGTCGGTGCCGGCTCCGCGCTGACCGCCTGGGAGCTGGCCCCGACCCTGATCCTCGTGGGCGCGGGCAACGGCCTGCTGGTCACCCCGCTGCTGAACGCGGTGCTCGCCAACGTGGGCCCGCGGCACGTGGGGATGGCCTCCGGCGTGCTCTCCACCGGCCAGCAGATCGGCGGCGCGGTCGGCGTGGCCGTCGTCGGCGTCCTCTACTACAACGCGCTCGGCGGCGCCGTGCACAACGACACCGGTGCGTACGGGCACGCGCTGACGACCGCGGTGGTCTTCAACGTCGTGCTGTCCGCCGCGATCTCGGCGCTGCTTCCGCTGCTGCCGAAGCCGGGGGCCCGCGGCGCGTAA
- a CDS encoding TetR/AcrR family transcriptional regulator — MPDIKHFNPDVVLDDALQIFWRQGLPTTGIQALVTATGLSRSSLYATFGSKDGLYAAALERYIARHSAPAFAHLAAADSGLTAIEEFFAGLIDVRCAGPVAGWGCMVTNAYAGPECADPGIRTLLEDHHTTLERAMRAALGSAAGLGQLTPSTDLDAAASVLATLAYGVNLRSRAGADARALTDTVTAALAPLRAHPTPQEHPSP; from the coding sequence ATGCCCGACATCAAGCACTTCAACCCCGACGTCGTGCTCGACGACGCCCTGCAGATCTTCTGGCGCCAGGGCCTGCCGACCACCGGCATACAGGCGCTGGTGACCGCGACCGGCCTCAGCCGCTCCAGCCTCTACGCGACCTTCGGCAGCAAGGACGGCCTCTACGCCGCGGCGCTGGAGCGCTACATAGCCCGGCACTCGGCACCGGCCTTCGCCCATCTGGCGGCGGCGGACTCGGGGCTGACCGCGATCGAGGAGTTCTTCGCCGGGCTGATCGACGTCCGGTGCGCCGGCCCGGTCGCCGGCTGGGGCTGCATGGTCACCAATGCCTACGCGGGCCCCGAGTGCGCCGACCCCGGCATCCGCACCCTCCTCGAAGACCACCACACCACCCTGGAGCGCGCCATGCGGGCGGCTCTCGGCAGCGCCGCCGGGCTGGGACAGCTCACGCCGTCCACGGACCTCGACGCCGCCGCGTCGGTGCTCGCGACCCTCGCCTACGGCGTCAACCTGCGCTCCCGCGCCGGCGCCGACGCGAGGGCGCTGACCGACACCGTGACCGCCGCCCTGGCCCCGCTGCGCGCCCACCCCACACCACAGGAGCACCCCTCACCATGA
- a CDS encoding peroxiredoxin-like family protein codes for MSLRDELAALAESFRTRRPEVPAASREVMERAARDLAASGQAARALGTGDRAPGFRLPSATGETVSLETLLDAGPVVLTFYRGAWCPYCNLALRALQQHHAGITARGARLVAVSPQIPDESLTLAEKHSLDFDVLSDLGSDTAKQYGLAFDLPDDLAAVYDSFGFDLQHVNGGHSRTLPLPATYVIDRDGIIRWSFIDTDYTVRAEPADLLAALDALPSAESPGAALRKE; via the coding sequence ATGAGCCTTCGTGACGAACTCGCCGCACTCGCCGAGTCCTTCCGCACCCGCCGCCCCGAGGTCCCGGCCGCGTCCCGTGAGGTGATGGAGCGCGCGGCCCGCGACCTGGCCGCCTCCGGACAGGCCGCCCGGGCCCTCGGGACCGGCGACCGGGCCCCCGGCTTCCGGCTTCCCTCCGCGACCGGCGAGACGGTGTCGCTGGAGACCCTGCTCGACGCCGGGCCGGTCGTGCTCACCTTCTACCGCGGCGCCTGGTGCCCGTACTGCAACCTCGCGCTGCGCGCCCTCCAGCAGCACCACGCCGGGATCACCGCCCGCGGCGCCCGCCTCGTCGCGGTCTCCCCGCAGATCCCCGACGAGTCCCTCACCCTCGCCGAGAAGCACTCCCTGGACTTCGACGTGCTCAGCGACCTCGGCTCGGACACCGCGAAGCAGTACGGGCTCGCCTTCGACCTGCCCGACGACCTGGCCGCCGTGTACGACTCCTTCGGCTTCGACCTCCAGCACGTCAACGGCGGCCACTCCCGGACCCTGCCGCTGCCCGCCACGTACGTCATCGACCGCGACGGCATCATCCGCTGGTCGTTCATAGACACCGACTACACGGTGCGGGCCGAGCCGGCCGACCTGCTCGCCGCCCTCGACGCGCTGCCCTCCGCCGAGTCCCCCGGTGCGGCGCTCCGCAAGGAGTAA